Genomic DNA from Pseudoalteromonas sp. MM1:
CTACCGACGGGTATTGAATACGAGTGGACAGAAGTAACCTACCAGCAAGTACTTGCCGGTAATACTATGGTTTATGTATTCCCGTTAGTTGTATTGCTTGTATTTATGGTACTTGCAGCGCAGTACGAAAGCTTACGTTTACCACTGGCAATAATACTAATTGTACCTATGACTATTTTCTCTGCGCTATTAGGTGTATGGCTTGTAGGCTCAGACAACAACATATTCACCCAAATAGCGTTAATAGTACTGGTGGCCTTAGCTTCTAAAAACGCGATATTAATGGTTGAGTTTGCAAAAGACAGACACGACTCAGGATTAACGCACCTAGAGGCAATACTTGAAGCATGTCGTATGCGTTTGCGCCCTATATTAATGACATCAATTGCCTTTACAGCAGGGGTTGTACCACTAGTACTTGCAACGGGTGCCGGCGCCGAAATGCGCCACGCTATGGGTAACGCGGTGTTTGCAGGCATGATAGGGGTAACCGTATTTGGTTTACTATTTACCCCAGTGTTTTACATGTTAGTTGTTAAAAAGCAGCAAAAAGAGCAGGAGTTATCACATGGCTAAGTTAATGACTAAACGTGTAAAAACGCGCTTAACGCTAAGTGCTGTGTTAGTGGCTGCTGTTTTATCTGGTTGCGCAAGCAAAATAGATACACACAGTGAGCAAAATGCCATTAACGATTTTGTAGCACAGGCAAATATTGCAAGCAATGTGGCTACAGCTGATGAAACTAACTGGTGGCAAAAGCTAGAGTCAGAGCAGCTAAATGCTCTTGTAAATAGCGCGCTTGCAAATAACTACGACTTACAAACGAGTCAATTAACGCTGAAAAGTGCACTAGCAAGATTAGGCGAGCAAAAAGCGCAATACTTACCACAAGGTGGTGTTGAAGTAGGTGCAGCTCGAAGCGATGCCCCCAGTGTGTTTGATCGCCAATCAAGTGCAAATGTCGCGCTTGATTGGCAACTTGACTTGTTTGGTCGAATTACAGCCTTGGTTGATGCAGCAAATGCATCGGCCATGAGCCAAGCCGAGCAGGTGCGTTTACTGCAAATTGAAGTTGTATCGTCAGTGGTGAAAGGCTTTGTAAGTTACCAAGGCAATGTTGAAAAACAGCAGATTATTGCAATGCAAATTGAAGCACTTGAACAAAGTATTGAAGTATTGCAAGCACGTGTAGACGAAGGAGTTGCTAACGAACTTGATTTAAACCGCACTATGGCACAGCTTAGGCAGCAAGAAGCTCTAATGCCAGCTATAGAGTATGCTAAATACAGTGATTTATCGGCACTGGCCGTGCTTAGTGGTAAATTAACCAAAGACATAGCTATAAACGATGAGCAAAACATACTTGAACACGACTTTAGCGTAGCGCTTAAAAATGCCAATGAAGCCATTGCACTGCGCCCTGATATTAGCCGTGCACTTTATGATTTTAGTCAAGCTAATAGCTTGAGCGTAGCTGCAAGCAAAGCGCTACTGCCAGATATTAGCCTGTCCGCATTTGCCGGTGTGGTGAGCATAGACAGCACAGGATTAAAAAATACTGACCAACAATGGCAAGTTGCGCCACAGTTGCAGTGGTCAATATTAAGTTATCCAGCACTGCTTGCTCAGCGCGACGCACAGCAGTTTTTAAGTGAAGCTGCTTACAGCGACTATCAGCAAATAGTATTAAGTGCGGTGACTGAAAGTGAACTTTCACTGCAAATGTTGGTCAACCAACAGCAACAAAAAACGTTTGCAGATGAGCGTTTTGGTTTTGCTAATAAAGCGTTTTTACAAGCACAAGCAATGTACGAAGAAGGACAAATACCGTACTTAGAGTTGTTAGATGCGCGTCAGGATGTTTTAATAGCCCAAGAAAATGCTGTTGACACAACGATTGCCTCATTGCTTGCAAAAGTTAACGCTTATCAAGCGTTTAATGGCCAATGGAGCTATGCACTTAACAGCGCAAAATAAGTAGAGTTAATTGAATGAGCAATACTGAACTGTCAGATAGATACGATATTCCGCAAACAATGCGGGCAATTGTACTTCCACAACCCGATGAGCAAATTTGCCTACACGATGTTGAAGTGGATGTGCCCGAGTGCGCCAACAACGAACTGTTGGTAAAAGTGGAGTACGTGGGCCTCAACCCTGCGGATGCGCATTTTGCTAAAACAGGCTTTTGTAAATGGCAATACCCACACATACTAGGCCTTGATGCTGTAGGTGTGGTGGTTAAAGCTAATAAAGGTGTGTTCCCTAATGTGGGTGAGCGAGTAATGTGGCACGCCAATATTGGCGAGCAAGGGGTATTGAGTGAGTACACTAAAGTACCTAATTTTGCTGTATCGGTTGTGCCCGATGAGCTCAGTCCTGCGCAAGCGGCAACATTACCTTGCGCGGGTATGGCAGCACTTATCAGCTTAGATAAAATTGCAATTGCCGAAGGTGATACAGTTTTAATTGAAGGTGGCTCTGGTGCGGTAGGTCAGTTTGCCAT
This window encodes:
- a CDS encoding TolC family protein, which gives rise to MAKLMTKRVKTRLTLSAVLVAAVLSGCASKIDTHSEQNAINDFVAQANIASNVATADETNWWQKLESEQLNALVNSALANNYDLQTSQLTLKSALARLGEQKAQYLPQGGVEVGAARSDAPSVFDRQSSANVALDWQLDLFGRITALVDAANASAMSQAEQVRLLQIEVVSSVVKGFVSYQGNVEKQQIIAMQIEALEQSIEVLQARVDEGVANELDLNRTMAQLRQQEALMPAIEYAKYSDLSALAVLSGKLTKDIAINDEQNILEHDFSVALKNANEAIALRPDISRALYDFSQANSLSVAASKALLPDISLSAFAGVVSIDSTGLKNTDQQWQVAPQLQWSILSYPALLAQRDAQQFLSEAAYSDYQQIVLSAVTESELSLQMLVNQQQQKTFADERFGFANKAFLQAQAMYEEGQIPYLELLDARQDVLIAQENAVDTTIASLLAKVNAYQAFNGQWSYALNSAK
- a CDS encoding zinc-binding dehydrogenase: MSNTELSDRYDIPQTMRAIVLPQPDEQICLHDVEVDVPECANNELLVKVEYVGLNPADAHFAKTGFCKWQYPHILGLDAVGVVVKANKGVFPNVGERVMWHANIGEQGVLSEYTKVPNFAVSVVPDELSPAQAATLPCAGMAALISLDKIAIAEGDTVLIEGGSGAVGQFAIQYAKQRGADVFATASKRNHKLVKKLGADTVFDYNDKKLCDKIRRELGPQGFDAVIDTMGGTSTLRNIELMRFCGRIACLNPLPHFDQNLMYRRAPNISVVSIGGAWLANSLCAQQRLSFMGNLLLEGALSGDIKTPVITAVDFTAESVSAALNNQIAGGFTGKHIVQISS